One Proteiniborus ethanoligenes genomic window carries:
- a CDS encoding MATE family efflux transporter, whose product MSEEALDIKNKGLPETNLEKNTLKLALPAIGEMLMQTLLGFADMAMVGSLGAGAIAAVGLSDMPMMTAMSFFAAISVGTTALVARAIGASKQSEANEVARQSLILSVIMSAVFMILGLLLATPIVKLMGAEPDVIPISASYFKINVWGLPFMIITMIMNGVLRGGGDTKTPMYINGISNIVNIVGNFFLIYESRTVNINIPFIDKSISFFAPGAGWGVDGAGIATTFSRFVGFVIIVVILIKGSRFVKIDFKEKLKLNVDIIRRIFNIGIPAAIEQFLMRFGQLLFSRIVSSLGTVTFAAHRITMTAESLSFNAGFGFALAATTLVGQYLGAEKPKLAEKSGFIAVKMGAILMAIVGVFFFIWPDYFLMIFTKDKEILSIARICLRIVAISQPFLAAVMGFSGALRGAGDTRRVLVITLTGIWGVRLVFAYLFAIVLNWGLIGAWIAMSLDLIVRGTLYFFIFKGGKWKYVNV is encoded by the coding sequence ATGTCTGAAGAAGCATTAGATATAAAAAACAAGGGATTACCTGAGACCAATTTAGAAAAAAACACTTTAAAGCTTGCTTTACCTGCAATAGGAGAAATGCTAATGCAAACACTTTTAGGCTTTGCCGATATGGCAATGGTAGGAAGCTTAGGAGCTGGTGCAATTGCAGCAGTAGGGTTAAGTGATATGCCTATGATGACAGCAATGTCTTTTTTTGCTGCCATAAGTGTAGGTACAACAGCTCTAGTAGCAAGAGCTATTGGTGCCTCAAAACAAAGTGAAGCTAATGAGGTAGCCAGACAATCTCTAATATTGAGTGTAATAATGTCTGCCGTATTTATGATTTTAGGCTTATTGCTTGCTACTCCAATTGTAAAGCTTATGGGAGCAGAACCTGATGTTATTCCTATATCTGCTTCATATTTCAAAATCAATGTTTGGGGCCTGCCCTTCATGATTATAACTATGATAATGAATGGCGTATTAAGAGGTGGTGGAGATACTAAGACTCCCATGTATATAAATGGTATTTCAAACATTGTAAACATTGTAGGAAACTTTTTTCTAATTTATGAAAGTAGAACAGTGAATATAAACATACCTTTTATAGATAAAAGCATATCTTTTTTTGCACCAGGAGCAGGATGGGGAGTCGACGGTGCTGGTATAGCTACTACATTTTCAAGATTTGTAGGCTTTGTTATAATAGTAGTGATTCTAATAAAAGGAAGTAGATTTGTTAAAATAGATTTTAAAGAAAAGCTTAAATTAAATGTAGATATTATAAGAAGGATATTCAACATAGGTATTCCTGCAGCTATAGAGCAGTTTCTTATGAGGTTTGGACAACTATTGTTTAGTAGAATAGTATCATCATTAGGTACTGTAACCTTTGCTGCTCATAGAATAACTATGACTGCTGAATCCTTATCCTTTAATGCTGGATTTGGATTTGCCCTTGCTGCAACCACATTAGTAGGACAATACTTAGGAGCAGAAAAACCTAAATTAGCAGAAAAAAGTGGTTTTATAGCTGTTAAGATGGGAGCTATTTTAATGGCCATTGTTGGAGTATTTTTCTTTATATGGCCTGATTATTTTCTCATGATTTTCACTAAAGATAAGGAAATACTTAGTATTGCTAGAATATGTCTAAGAATCGTAGCCATATCTCAACCATTCTTAGCAGCAGTCATGGGCTTTTCTGGTGCTCTACGAGGTGCAGGAGACACTAGGAGAGTTTTAGTAATAACTCTTACTGGAATTTGGGGGGTTAGACTAGTTTTTGCTTATCTTTTTGCAATAGTTCTTAATTGGGGATTGATAGGGGCCTGGATTGCTATGAGCTTAGATTTAATAGTGAGAGGTACATTGTATTTCTTTATATTTAAAGGTGGAAAATGGAAATATGTTAATGTATAG
- a CDS encoding MarR family winged helix-turn-helix transcriptional regulator, with amino-acid sequence MHKDGVETNVELIEKYLRKTDWIIRKKGREILSHMNITDPQFIALQHIVNNQQLTIGELSQRMSLACSTITDLIDRMEKNELVLREKDEQDKRVVRLKVQPKGNEIVKQVLKKRREYLSEKLTDLSENEKELLLKGLKHLYNVMIEESVKED; translated from the coding sequence GTGCATAAGGATGGAGTAGAAACTAACGTAGAATTAATAGAAAAGTACTTAAGAAAAACAGATTGGATAATAAGAAAAAAAGGTAGAGAAATATTGAGCCATATGAATATAACGGATCCTCAGTTTATTGCTCTTCAGCATATAGTAAATAATCAACAGCTTACAATAGGAGAGCTAAGCCAAAGGATGTCTTTAGCCTGTAGCACAATAACAGATTTAATAGATAGAATGGAGAAAAATGAGCTAGTCCTTAGAGAAAAGGATGAGCAGGATAAAAGAGTAGTTAGATTAAAGGTTCAGCCAAAGGGGAATGAAATTGTTAAGCAAGTATTAAAAAAGAGAAGAGAATATTTATCTGAGAAATTAACAGACTTAAGTGAAAATGAAAAAGAGCTTTTACTTAAAGGTCTCAAACACTTATATAACGTAATGATTGAGGAAAGCGTCAAGGAGGATTGA
- a CDS encoding M23 family metallopeptidase encodes MKTVHIKSKPQKSISLLIVPHSKEISQINIATWIPKFFLGLILVVLLTSGYLTYDLYSSHNRLKESYDEKAHILKDLEELNEQQKREIENLRLKSAEVQEKLDSIAQLQETVRNLVGLEKTSEESTNNDASPSRGGPALRRSSVMDYEDIDLNTKMKELSSQLDQSSLELSTLIDDVEKRLKYLDAKPNLMPTSGRITSGFGNRKNPFGRGTEFHNGIDIANSSGTKIKAAGSGVVTFAGYSSGYGRYIIISHGYGYQSIYGHNRKLLVKVGDKVEKGQIISEMGSTGRSTGTHLHFEVRLNGKPVNPMNVINNMD; translated from the coding sequence GTGAAAACAGTACATATAAAAAGCAAACCACAAAAATCTATTTCCTTGCTCATAGTTCCCCATTCTAAGGAAATAAGTCAAATAAATATAGCCACCTGGATTCCAAAGTTTTTTTTAGGCTTAATCCTTGTAGTTTTATTGACTTCTGGCTACCTAACTTATGATTTATATTCTTCCCATAACAGACTAAAAGAAAGCTACGATGAAAAGGCTCATATACTTAAGGACCTAGAAGAACTAAATGAACAGCAAAAACGTGAAATCGAAAATTTAAGACTTAAATCAGCAGAAGTACAGGAAAAGCTTGACTCCATAGCTCAGTTACAGGAAACTGTAAGAAATCTTGTAGGTCTTGAAAAAACTTCGGAAGAGTCTACAAACAATGATGCAAGTCCGTCAAGAGGTGGACCAGCTCTTAGGAGAAGTAGTGTTATGGATTATGAAGATATTGATTTAAATACAAAGATGAAAGAGTTATCATCTCAATTAGATCAAAGTTCTTTAGAGCTTAGCACACTTATTGATGATGTTGAAAAAAGACTTAAATATTTAGATGCTAAGCCTAATCTTATGCCTACTAGTGGCCGAATTACTTCTGGATTTGGTAATAGAAAAAATCCATTTGGTAGAGGTACAGAGTTCCATAACGGTATAGACATTGCTAATAGCTCAGGAACTAAAATAAAAGCAGCTGGTAGTGGCGTAGTAACTTTTGCTGGTTACAGTAGTGGTTATGGTAGATATATAATAATAAGCCACGGGTATGGATACCAATCAATATATGGACATAACAGAAAGCTTTTAGTTAAAGTTGGAGACAAGGTAGAAAAAGGGCAAATAATAAGTGAAATGGGGAGTACTGGTAGAAGCACAGGTACGCATCTGCACTTTGAAGTCAGACTAAATGGTAAGCCTGTAAATCCTATGAATGTTATAAATAATATGGATTAG
- a CDS encoding bactofilin family protein, whose translation MFKKNEDTIGKIDTLIGSNTKFSGKIEAKGAIRIDGELDGDVIVEGNVTIGPEGKIIGNITCSSIYISGTVKGNIHCREQLRLGNTAKLIGDAEVKTLIVDENAIFDGKCKMEGTSDTTMNDRDTKKENKKHNS comes from the coding sequence ATGTTTAAAAAAAATGAAGATACTATTGGGAAAATAGATACCTTAATTGGAAGCAATACAAAATTTAGTGGTAAAATTGAAGCTAAGGGAGCTATAAGAATAGATGGAGAATTAGATGGTGATGTTATAGTAGAAGGAAACGTAACTATAGGACCAGAAGGTAAAATAATTGGAAATATTACATGCAGTAGCATTTACATATCTGGAACTGTAAAGGGTAATATCCATTGTAGGGAACAGCTTAGATTAGGTAATACAGCAAAGCTAATAGGAGATGCTGAAGTAAAAACATTAATTGTAGATGAAAATGCAATATTTGATGGGAAATGCAAAATGGAAGGTACTAGTGATACCACTATGAATGATAGAGATACAAAAAAAGAAAATAAAAAGCATAATTCATAA
- a CDS encoding diacylglycerol/lipid kinase family protein → MKVIYNPSSGRQVIQRRIDEICKILLDNGYIVGKFATKEKNDAMQEAIRCCKEDWDIIVACGGDGTVNEVATGIIIGGRKIPVAILAAGTVNDFANYMGLPKGSKEFCDMIMDENTIDVDLGKWEDKYFVNVAAGGFLTNVAHQVPTESKNALGRMAYYLEGLKEIPKQMFNGINVKISSEEYTSEEEIFLFLVSNSSSIGGFKMLAPKAQVEDGLLDCIIIRKSEIQDIVSIFINILTGEHVNHPNVEYFKTRKITIESNEKVQVDIDGEYGGTLPATFEVVPRSFKIFC, encoded by the coding sequence GTGAAGGTTATTTATAATCCTTCTTCCGGTAGGCAAGTTATTCAGAGAAGAATAGATGAAATATGCAAGATACTTTTAGATAATGGATATATAGTTGGCAAGTTTGCAACTAAAGAAAAAAATGACGCTATGCAAGAAGCCATAAGATGCTGTAAGGAAGATTGGGATATTATAGTAGCTTGTGGTGGAGATGGAACTGTAAATGAGGTTGCAACGGGCATCATTATTGGAGGGAGGAAAATTCCAGTTGCTATCTTAGCTGCTGGTACTGTAAATGACTTTGCAAATTATATGGGACTTCCAAAAGGTTCGAAGGAATTTTGTGATATGATAATGGATGAGAATACTATCGATGTAGACCTAGGGAAATGGGAGGACAAATATTTTGTAAATGTAGCCGCAGGTGGATTCTTAACTAATGTAGCTCATCAGGTTCCTACTGAAAGTAAAAATGCTTTAGGAAGAATGGCTTATTATTTGGAAGGGCTCAAGGAAATTCCTAAGCAAATGTTTAATGGAATAAATGTTAAGATAAGTAGTGAAGAATATACTTCAGAGGAAGAGATATTTTTGTTTTTAGTTTCTAATAGCTCTTCAATAGGTGGCTTTAAAATGCTTGCACCTAAAGCACAGGTAGAGGATGGACTTTTAGATTGTATTATAATAAGAAAATCAGAAATACAGGATATAGTATCAATTTTTATAAACATATTGACAGGTGAACACGTCAATCATCCAAACGTTGAGTACTTTAAGACTAGAAAAATTACTATTGAATCTAATGAAAAGGTTCAGGTAGATATTGATGGCGAATATGGTGGAACTCTTCCTGCAACTTTTGAAGTAGTCCCTAGAAGTTTTAAAATATTTTGCTAA
- a CDS encoding MFS transporter — MKLNYKKTFILGLGFFVISLVWSLYNFYVPLFLRDFLDSQFWINAIMTFDNLLAVSLIPVIGAMSDSTRTRFGRRMPYLIIGIPISAVLFSILPFYTSFISIVIILFFLNLSMAIYRAPTIALMPDITPAPLRSKANGVINFMGGLASVLVLFVGAYVYEFNKYLLFILTSILMIVSLILLRKFIKEPDKGEVSKEEKINVVGALLDVVRNKDKTALYLLFAIFFWFVAYQGVEATFSNYSVYFLGTTTKTGSIIMSSFAGMFLAFAIPSGFIASKVGKKRTILMGITGLIVVFLILSTIRATTTFLSLPFNVIMMILMGIGGFFWALININSYPMVVECTTEDKVGTYTGLYYFFSSLAAILGPLMFGFFVDIIGFEFMFIVSSFSFVLAFIFIFFTKPKGN; from the coding sequence ATGAAACTAAATTATAAAAAGACCTTTATTCTAGGCCTTGGTTTCTTTGTTATTAGCTTAGTATGGTCATTGTACAATTTTTATGTTCCTTTGTTTCTAAGAGACTTTTTAGATAGTCAGTTTTGGATAAATGCAATAATGACCTTCGATAATCTATTAGCTGTAAGCTTAATTCCTGTTATTGGTGCTATGAGCGACAGTACTAGGACTAGATTTGGCAGAAGAATGCCATACTTAATAATAGGCATACCAATATCTGCTGTTCTTTTTAGCATACTGCCTTTCTATACTAGCTTTATTAGTATAGTAATTATTTTGTTTTTCTTAAACTTATCAATGGCTATATATAGAGCTCCAACAATTGCGCTTATGCCTGATATTACACCTGCTCCCCTTAGAAGTAAGGCTAATGGGGTTATTAACTTTATGGGTGGTTTAGCTTCTGTACTAGTTTTGTTTGTAGGAGCATATGTTTATGAATTTAATAAGTATTTACTTTTTATATTAACTTCAATATTGATGATAGTATCATTGATTCTTCTTCGTAAATTTATAAAAGAGCCAGATAAAGGTGAAGTTAGTAAAGAAGAAAAAATTAATGTTGTCGGTGCTTTGCTTGATGTTGTAAGAAACAAAGACAAAACAGCTCTTTATTTATTGTTTGCAATTTTCTTCTGGTTTGTGGCTTATCAGGGTGTTGAAGCAACATTCAGTAATTATAGTGTTTATTTTTTAGGTACAACTACTAAAACAGGGTCTATTATAATGAGTAGCTTTGCTGGTATGTTCCTAGCATTTGCCATACCTAGTGGATTTATAGCATCAAAGGTAGGAAAGAAAAGAACTATTTTAATGGGGATAACAGGGCTTATTGTAGTATTCCTTATTTTATCTACTATTAGAGCTACTACTACTTTTTTATCGCTACCTTTTAATGTAATAATGATGATTCTTATGGGTATAGGTGGCTTCTTCTGGGCACTTATAAATATTAACTCTTATCCTATGGTTGTCGAATGTACCACAGAAGATAAGGTGGGAACATACACTGGCTTATATTATTTCTTTTCATCACTAGCAGCCATACTCGGACCTTTGATGTTTGGTTTTTTCGTAGATATTATAGGATTTGAATTCATGTTCATAGTATCATCTTTTTCCTTTGTTTTAGCATTTATTTTCATATTCTTTACTAAGCCTAAAGGGAATTAA
- a CDS encoding glycerophosphodiester phosphodiesterase, with protein sequence MKGSLIIAHRGASAYAPENTIASFLKAIEMNSDGIELDVHMTKDKALVVCHDETVNRTTNGDGFIKDHTLQEIKELDAGSWFGEQFRGEKIPVLEEVMDLIKDKDMLLNIELKNAPILYEGIEKRVIDIIKSYNMEERVIISSFNHFSLIEVKKYNPKIKTGVLYMAGLVEPWVYAKRLKADALHPLFYNLMIPEIVKGCQENGIMLNPFTVDDDKFIAAMIKLNVNGIITNYPDRGIKIRDNIIGGV encoded by the coding sequence TTGAAAGGGTCATTAATCATTGCACATAGGGGAGCTTCAGCTTATGCTCCTGAAAATACGATAGCTTCTTTTTTAAAGGCTATAGAGATGAATTCAGATGGGATAGAATTAGATGTACATATGACAAAGGATAAGGCTCTAGTTGTGTGCCATGATGAAACAGTTAATAGGACAACAAATGGTGATGGATTTATTAAGGATCATACTTTGCAGGAGATAAAAGAGCTTGATGCAGGAAGTTGGTTTGGAGAACAGTTTAGGGGAGAGAAAATTCCTGTATTAGAAGAGGTAATGGACCTTATCAAAGATAAGGATATGCTACTTAATATAGAATTAAAAAATGCTCCAATACTTTATGAAGGCATAGAAAAAAGGGTTATTGATATAATCAAAAGCTACAATATGGAAGAAAGAGTTATAATATCTTCTTTTAATCATTTTAGCCTAATCGAAGTTAAAAAGTATAATCCTAAAATAAAGACTGGAGTATTATACATGGCAGGCTTAGTAGAGCCTTGGGTTTATGCAAAGAGGCTTAAAGCTGATGCATTGCACCCACTCTTCTATAATCTAATGATTCCTGAAATAGTTAAAGGCTGTCAAGAAAATGGTATAATGTTAAATCCATTTACTGTTGACGATGATAAGTTTATAGCGGCTATGATTAAACTAAATGTAAATGGTATAATAACAAACTACCCAGATAGGGGGATAAAAATTAGAGATAATATTATAGGAGGGGTATAG
- a CDS encoding ABC transporter ATP-binding protein — MQNFKTLKEFFIQYKWKYALGVLWLLIVDLAQLLVPQILRTITNLLEAGELTNQDLVKYCFYMIMAGLFIGVGRYFWRIYINGTSRQLEYYLRNKLFNHLQTLSTNYFNKHKTGDLMAHATNDVNAVRMALGPGIVMLTDAFFITLSTIYAMIRTANLRLTLIALLPLPFLAFMVMKFGKMIHGRFKNVQDAFSKLTDKVQENFAGVRVIKSFVQEEKEIGKFTDSNQHNFKMNIDLIKVWGAFSPLIQFISAISFLIVIWYGGMAVINNEISLGDFIALNSYIALLVWPIMAIGWVINIFQRGIASMERLNSIFNEKPEIVDAENPLELDNINGDIEYKNVSFKYPGSSNYALKNISIKVKSGNTLAIIGRTGSGKTTLVNLLIRLYDIDEGSILVDGNDLKNISLITLRENIGYVPQESFLFSTSISENIGFSFEEEIDEERIIKASRLSELYNNVVEFPQGFNTILGERGVTLSGGQKQRTSIARAIIKYPGILILDDSLSAVDTQTEERILENLREIMKSRTTIIISHRISTIKNADEIIVLDNGEIVERGKHEVLVGLGGIYKNIYEKQLLEDKIQNLL, encoded by the coding sequence ATGCAGAATTTTAAGACTTTGAAGGAATTTTTCATTCAGTATAAGTGGAAGTATGCACTAGGTGTTTTGTGGCTTTTAATAGTAGATCTTGCCCAGTTACTAGTGCCCCAAATTCTAAGAACAATCACTAACTTGCTTGAGGCTGGGGAGCTAACTAATCAAGATCTTGTGAAGTATTGTTTTTATATGATTATGGCAGGTCTTTTCATAGGTGTGGGAAGATATTTTTGGAGGATATATATAAATGGAACATCAAGGCAATTAGAATATTACCTAAGAAACAAACTGTTTAACCATCTTCAAACTCTTTCAACTAACTATTTCAACAAGCATAAAACAGGAGATTTAATGGCACATGCTACAAATGATGTTAACGCTGTAAGAATGGCTCTTGGTCCAGGTATCGTCATGCTGACAGATGCTTTTTTTATTACATTGTCAACCATATATGCAATGATTAGAACTGCCAATTTAAGATTAACCCTCATTGCACTCCTGCCTTTACCCTTCCTAGCTTTCATGGTAATGAAATTTGGTAAGATGATACACGGAAGATTTAAAAACGTTCAAGATGCTTTCTCAAAATTGACTGATAAAGTTCAAGAAAACTTTGCAGGAGTTAGGGTCATTAAGTCCTTCGTACAGGAAGAAAAAGAAATAGGTAAATTTACTGATTCAAATCAGCATAATTTCAAGATGAATATTGATTTAATAAAGGTATGGGGAGCATTTTCACCATTAATTCAGTTTATATCAGCAATTAGCTTTCTTATAGTAATATGGTATGGAGGTATGGCGGTCATTAACAACGAAATATCATTAGGAGATTTTATCGCATTAAATAGCTATATTGCACTCCTAGTATGGCCTATAATGGCTATAGGCTGGGTCATAAACATATTTCAAAGAGGTATTGCCTCAATGGAAAGGTTAAATTCTATATTCAATGAAAAGCCAGAAATAGTAGATGCTGAAAACCCTTTAGAGCTTGATAATATAAATGGAGATATTGAGTACAAAAACGTATCCTTTAAATACCCTGGAAGCTCAAATTATGCACTAAAAAATATTAGCATAAAAGTAAAAAGCGGGAATACCTTAGCTATTATCGGAAGAACAGGAAGCGGAAAAACCACATTAGTTAATTTGCTAATTAGACTTTATGATATTGATGAAGGAAGTATTTTAGTAGATGGTAATGATTTGAAAAACATTTCATTAATTACTTTAAGAGAGAATATAGGCTATGTTCCGCAAGAGAGCTTTCTCTTCTCCACAAGCATAAGCGAAAACATAGGCTTTTCCTTTGAAGAAGAGATTGATGAAGAAAGGATAATAAAAGCATCAAGGCTTTCAGAGCTTTATAATAATGTGGTAGAATTCCCTCAAGGATTTAATACTATCCTGGGAGAAAGAGGAGTGACCTTGTCAGGAGGCCAGAAGCAGAGAACATCTATTGCCAGGGCAATAATCAAATACCCAGGTATACTGATACTAGATGATAGCTTATCAGCAGTAGATACCCAGACAGAAGAAAGAATACTAGAAAACCTTAGGGAAATAATGAAATCACGCACTACCATAATCATATCCCATAGAATATCTACAATTAAAAATGCTGACGAAATAATCGTTTTAGATAATGGAGAAATCGTTGAAAGAGGTAAGCACGAGGTTCTAGTAGGACTTGGAGGAATTTATAAGAATATTTACGAAAAACAATTATTAGAAGATAAAATTCAAAATTTATTATAG
- a CDS encoding ABC transporter ATP-binding protein, translated as MTNFHEEETLGKAYDSKLMKRLLTYTKPYWLYILICVILLMAVTLGDLARPYILKYAIDDSIRGYLEPMYVLHKNTVVEGITYKDKLYVREKNAISLSKELLEDAEIKTIVKSKGVHYLVDGAIKNDADEFTIEKKDNSFLLLKDGDRYSATLLSDEDYRLFRENDIFNLKSIGKIFLLIIIVSFIFNYTQVYILNYTSQKIIFNIRQEIFSHLQKMSLSYFDKNPVGRLVTRVTNDTEALNEMYSSVLVTLFKDVFLLIGIVITMLNMNVKLALFSLSVLPFIIIASIIFRINIRRVYRTVRVQLARINSSLNENITGMKTIHIFKKENKKFREFDEINKDYLNATKEEIQLYAIFRPIIEIIRSLGLTLIIWIGGKNVINGAIEFGVLYAFINYLQMFFEPILDLTEKYNILQAAMASSERIFMILDTEEDIKNGDNPVALESVKGKIEFKNVWFAYEKDNWVLRDVSFTINPGETVAFVGATGAGKTSIISLINRFYDIQKGQILIDGIDIKYLDKYSLRKRIGIVLQDVFLFTGTIKDNIRLNNMDISDEEIVDVAKYVNAHSFIEKFPKKYEEPVMERGSTLSAGQRQLLAFARALAFKPDILVLDEATSNIDTETELLIQDALDKIVKGRTTIAIAHRLSTIQRSNKIVVLHKGRIREIGSHQELLNKGGMYYDLYRLQYKEDFQDNNQ; from the coding sequence ATGACTAATTTTCACGAAGAAGAAACCTTAGGGAAAGCCTATGACTCTAAGCTGATGAAAAGACTTCTTACATATACTAAACCATACTGGCTATATATATTAATATGTGTTATCCTCTTAATGGCAGTAACCCTAGGAGATTTAGCACGTCCTTATATATTGAAATATGCCATTGACGATAGTATAAGAGGCTATCTTGAGCCAATGTATGTACTGCATAAAAATACCGTTGTTGAAGGTATTACATATAAGGACAAGCTATATGTAAGAGAAAAAAATGCAATCAGTCTTTCTAAAGAGTTGCTAGAAGATGCTGAAATAAAAACTATAGTTAAGAGTAAAGGAGTCCATTATTTAGTAGATGGTGCCATTAAAAATGATGCAGACGAATTTACAATAGAAAAAAAAGATAATAGTTTCCTTCTCTTAAAGGATGGAGATAGATATAGTGCTACTCTACTTTCAGATGAGGATTATAGATTGTTTAGAGAAAATGATATATTTAATCTTAAATCCATTGGGAAAATATTTCTTTTAATAATCATTGTAAGCTTTATATTTAACTATACACAAGTATATATATTAAACTATACTAGCCAAAAGATTATCTTCAATATAAGGCAAGAGATTTTTTCTCATTTGCAAAAAATGTCGCTATCATATTTTGACAAAAATCCAGTTGGTAGACTAGTAACTAGAGTTACAAATGATACAGAGGCCTTAAACGAAATGTATTCTAGTGTATTAGTAACCTTATTTAAAGATGTGTTTCTATTAATAGGTATTGTAATCACCATGCTTAATATGAATGTTAAATTAGCATTATTTTCACTCTCTGTCTTACCATTTATAATAATTGCATCTATAATATTTAGAATCAATATTAGGAGAGTGTACAGAACAGTAAGAGTACAATTAGCTCGAATCAATTCTTCATTAAATGAAAATATTACTGGAATGAAAACTATCCATATATTTAAAAAAGAAAATAAAAAGTTTAGAGAGTTTGATGAAATAAACAAGGACTATTTAAATGCAACTAAAGAAGAAATCCAATTATATGCTATTTTTAGACCTATTATAGAAATAATAAGATCCTTGGGTTTAACCTTAATAATTTGGATTGGGGGTAAAAACGTAATAAATGGCGCCATTGAGTTTGGTGTACTATATGCATTTATAAACTATTTGCAAATGTTTTTTGAACCAATACTTGATCTAACAGAAAAATACAACATACTTCAAGCTGCTATGGCTTCATCTGAAAGAATATTTATGATATTAGATACAGAAGAGGATATTAAAAATGGAGATAATCCAGTAGCTTTAGAATCTGTTAAAGGAAAGATTGAGTTTAAAAATGTCTGGTTCGCATATGAAAAAGACAATTGGGTTCTAAGAGATGTAAGCTTCACCATAAATCCAGGAGAAACCGTTGCTTTTGTAGGAGCTACAGGTGCAGGCAAAACATCCATAATCAGCTTAATAAATAGATTTTATGATATACAAAAAGGTCAGATACTCATTGATGGAATAGATATAAAATATTTAGACAAATACAGTCTAAGAAAACGAATAGGCATAGTGCTTCAGGATGTATTCTTGTTTACAGGAACTATAAAGGATAATATTAGATTAAATAATATGGATATATCTGATGAGGAAATTGTAGATGTGGCTAAATACGTTAATGCACATAGCTTTATCGAAAAATTTCCTAAAAAGTATGAAGAGCCTGTGATGGAAAGAGGCTCTACCCTTTCAGCAGGTCAAAGACAGCTGCTTGCTTTTGCTAGAGCCTTAGCCTTTAAGCCTGATATATTAGTACTAGATGAAGCTACTTCAAATATTGATACAGAAACTGAGCTCCTTATCCAGGATGCCTTAGACAAAATAGTAAAAGGTAGAACTACTATTGCTATTGCCCATAGACTATCTACAATTCAACGCTCTAATAAAATTGTAGTTCTTCACAAAGGTAGAATAAGGGAAATAGGTTCTCATCAGGAGCTATTAAATAAAGGTGGAATGTATTATGATCTCTATAGGCTGCAGTATAAGGAAGATTTTCAAGATAATAATCAATAG
- a CDS encoding histidinol-phosphatase HisJ family protein: MYDYHVHSSFSGDCKYSMEDMLKGALERNIKTLSFTDHIDYDYGKAQLDFVFDTDDYFKELKRLKSNYKGKIEILSGVELGMQPHLVRNINKKIKLDELDFVIMSIHTVIGHEMHEGELYKDRDLLDAYFLYYDEMLEVLENFNDFDVVGHINLIDRYIGHMNNQSVEFQEYRELLEKVFEKIISKEKGIEINASGFRYGIDSFHPSLEILSLYKKLGGEIITIGSDAHSPEYIGYKYEEAVQLLRELGFKYITTFKNRKKQFIKIE; encoded by the coding sequence ATGTATGACTATCATGTCCATAGTAGCTTTTCTGGTGACTGCAAATACTCTATGGAAGACATGCTAAAAGGTGCTTTAGAAAGGAACATTAAAACTCTTTCTTTCACAGATCATATAGATTATGACTATGGTAAAGCCCAGCTGGACTTTGTGTTTGATACAGATGATTATTTTAAGGAATTAAAAAGACTTAAAAGTAATTATAAGGGTAAAATTGAAATTCTTAGTGGAGTAGAGCTAGGAATGCAGCCCCATCTTGTTAGAAATATAAATAAAAAAATTAAATTAGATGAGCTTGATTTTGTAATCATGTCAATCCATACTGTAATAGGACATGAAATGCACGAAGGCGAGTTATATAAGGATAGAGACTTATTAGATGCTTATTTCCTATATTATGATGAGATGCTGGAGGTCTTAGAAAACTTTAATGACTTCGATGTAGTTGGACATATTAACCTAATCGACAGATATATAGGACATATGAACAATCAAAGTGTTGAATTCCAAGAATATAGGGAATTGCTAGAAAAGGTGTTTGAAAAAATAATTTCAAAGGAAAAAGGAATAGAAATTAATGCATCTGGCTTTCGCTATGGCATAGATTCTTTTCATCCATCTTTAGAAATACTTAGCTTGTATAAAAAGCTTGGTGGTGAAATCATAACCATTGGCTCCGATGCCCATAGTCCAGAATATATAGGATATAAATATGAGGAAGCAGTTCAGCTTTTAAGAGAACTTGGATTTAAATATATTACTACCTTTAAAAACAGAAAAAAACAATTCATAAAAATAGAGTAA